The following proteins are co-located in the Phyllostomus discolor isolate MPI-MPIP mPhyDis1 chromosome 1, mPhyDis1.pri.v3, whole genome shotgun sequence genome:
- the UGT2A3 gene encoding UDP-glucuronosyltransferase 2A3 has product MVPEKWALAVLLLQLCSAGCGFCGKVLVWPCDMSHWLNIKVILEELTEKGHEVTVLTFPHTKLIDYRKPSPLNFEVLPSEVQKESVDNVHDKFLDLILNVLPNLEPWQSTIKLNNFLIETTEILKIMCEGAVYNQTFMKKLQETNYDVMLIDPVLPCGELIAELLKVPFVLTLRISTGGMKEKHCGKLPAPPSYVPVQMVALTDQMTFLERVKNTMLSVFFDFWIRDYDIHFWDQFYSKALGRRTTLCETLGKAEIWLIRTYWDFEFPRPYLPNFEFVGGLHCKPPKPLPKEIEKFVQNSGEDGIVVFSLGSIVHYITEEKANLIASALAQIPQKVLWRHSGKKPATLGANTQLYDWIPQNDLLGHPKTKAFITHGGINGIYEAIYHGVPMVGIPMFADQYDNIAHMKAKGAAVEVNINTMTSADLLNALRTVINNPSYKKNVMRLSKIHHDQPVKPLDRAVFWIEFVMHHKGAKHLRPASHDLTWFQYHSLDVIGFLLACTVSAIFLIIKCCLFFCLKFGKPEKKNKRG; this is encoded by the exons ATGGTACCTGAGAAGTGGGCTTTGGCAGTTCTGCTGCTGCAACTCTGTAGTGCTGGCTGTGGATTCTGTGGGAAGGTCCTCGTGTGGCCCTGTGACATGAGCCATTGGCTTAATATAAAGGTCATTCTGGAGGAACTTACAGAGAAAGGACATGAGGTAACAGTGCTGACTTTTCCACATACTAAGCTCATTGATTACAGGAAACCCTCCCCTCTGAACTTCGAGGTATTGCCTTCAGAAGTTCAGAAAGAATCAGTGGATAATGTACATGACAAGTTTCTGGACCTAATTCTTAATGTCTTGCCAAACTTAGAACCTTGGCAATCAACGATAAAATTGAACAATTTTCTTATTGaaacaactgaaattttaaaaatcatgtgtgAGGGTGCAGTGTATAATCAGACATTCATGAAGAAGCTCCAGGAGACCAACTACGACGTAATGCTTATAGACCCTGTGCTGCCCTGTGGAGAGCTGATTGCCGAATTACTCAAAGTCCCTTTTGTGCTCACGTTAAGAATATCTACAGGAGGCATGAAGGAGAAACACTGTGGGAAACTGCCAGCTCCACCTTCCTATGTTCCTGTTCAGATGGTGGCACTAACAGATCAGATGACCTTTCTGGAAAGAGTGAAAAACACaatgctttcagttttctttgacTTCTGGATCCGGGATTATGACATTCATTTTTGGGACCAGTTTTATAGCAAGGCATTAG gaagacGCACTACATTATGTGAGACTTTGGGGAAAGCTGAAATTTGGCTAATTCGAACATATTGGGATTTTGAATTTCCTCGTCCATACCTACCTAATTTTGAATTTGTTGGAGGACTGCATTGCAAACCTCCCAAACCATTACCTAAG gaaatagaaaaatttgTTCAGAACTCAGGTGAAGATGGTATTGTGGTGTTTTCTTTGGGTTCTATTGTCCACTATATCACAGAAGAAAAGGCCAATCTTATTGCCTCAGCCCTTGCCCAGATTCCACAGAAG GTTTTATGGAGACACAGTGGAAAGAAACCAGCTACATTAGGAGCCAATACTCAGCTCTATGACTGGATACCCCAGAATGATCTTCTCG GTCATCCCAAAACCAAAGCTTTTATCACTCATGGTGGAATAAATGGGATCTATGAAGCCATTTATCATGGGGTCCCTATGGTAGGAATCCCAATGTTTGCTGATCAGTATGATAACATTGCTCACATGAAGGCCAAAGGAGCGGCTGTGGAAGTGAACATAAACACAATGACAAGTGCAGATTTGCTCAATGCCTTGAGAACAGTCATTAACAATCCTTC tTATAAAAAGAATGTGATGAGGTTATCAAAGATTCACCATGATCAACCTGTAAAGCCCCTGGATCGAGCGGTCTTCTGGATCGAGTTTGTCATGCATCACAAAGGAGCCAAACACCTGCGGCCAGCCTCCCATGACCTCACCTGGTTCCAGTACCACTCTTTGGACGTGATTGGGTTCCTGCTGGCCTGTACAGTATCTGCTATATTCTTGATCAtcaaatgttgtttatttttttgtctaaaaTTTGGTAAaccagaaaagaagaataaaagaggaTAA